In one Neobacillus sp. CF12 genomic region, the following are encoded:
- a CDS encoding ABC transporter permease subunit, with protein sequence MHYIWKEWKENIRGKGLWLALSIIVLISVSILFRSTALSFDKGFYVLLINLFDTIIYFIPILCLFIGAFSIFQEKEQKTLIMLLTKKDNYASFLLRKSLGLYTVVLVPVLVWFSIYLLLLKFNFELDIKAYFIFILAIVVMSLLFLQMGAAIGSFSTSRMQIIGYTIFVWFYFFFLHDFILLSFLPAVTHENVKLFSVGYFLNPLQSVRMFLETGMGVYSMGHMSRLLQAFMWTKPAFFLLGNLLFWLITSISAGIVFHRKEGFE encoded by the coding sequence ATGCATTACATTTGGAAGGAATGGAAGGAAAACATAAGAGGAAAAGGATTATGGCTCGCATTAAGCATCATTGTTCTGATTTCAGTCAGTATCTTGTTTCGTTCCACAGCCCTTTCATTTGATAAAGGCTTTTATGTTCTCTTAATTAATTTATTTGATACGATTATTTATTTTATCCCGATACTTTGCTTGTTTATAGGTGCCTTTTCTATTTTTCAAGAAAAGGAACAAAAAACGTTAATCATGCTGCTGACCAAAAAGGATAATTACGCAAGTTTTTTACTACGTAAGAGTCTAGGCCTCTATACCGTCGTCCTAGTCCCGGTCCTAGTTTGGTTTTCTATCTACCTGCTCTTACTTAAGTTTAACTTCGAGCTTGATATAAAGGCTTATTTCATCTTTATATTGGCAATTGTAGTGATGTCACTGCTGTTCTTACAAATGGGTGCCGCTATCGGAAGTTTTAGTACTTCCAGAATGCAGATTATTGGTTATACGATTTTTGTTTGGTTTTACTTTTTCTTCTTACACGACTTTATCTTGCTCTCGTTTTTGCCAGCCGTTACCCATGAAAATGTAAAGTTGTTCTCAGTAGGCTATTTTTTAAATCCATTGCAGTCAGTTCGAATGTTCTTAGAAACAGGCATGGGCGTTTATTCCATGGGTCACATGTCACGTCTTCTCCAAGCCTTCATGTGGACGAAGCCAGCATTCTTTCTGTTAGGAAATCTATTGTTCTGGCTTATTACTTCTATCTCAGCAGGTATTGTTTTTCACCGTAAGGAGGGCTTCGAATGA
- the nosD gene encoding nitrous oxide reductase family maturation protein NosD, with protein MNKLLLILFVFSLTFIVHPEKNSAAENLQAMIDSLEEGAVLKLEEKTYEGNIVIDKRLTIIGSEKTVIKGDGTGNVISIKAPNVTIKKLTVTNSSMNRNSSEEYAGIKIHSNGNVVDHIKITDSFHGIYLSQAHDNKITNVTIKGMGKGEIAAQGNGIHVYYANNNLLTHNTIEGTRDGMFFDYANKNESYQNKISNTRYGLHYMYSDENIFKNNTFTMNTGGAAVMNSNRLLLEDNHFIVNYGNQSFGLLLLQANDNQIKNNTFYMNQRGIYIDQATRNSIQGNKISQNQIGIELWASSNEQIFTGNLITENTIPAVTIGGSGENNFWSHEGNGNDWGNSFPLTDLNQNGIGDFPITYQSSLYQLLEDQELSYLFLKSPALGIYEKMNAVLGDEKVMFNDPHPLAAAKGTSNLILVAVIGLAAVLILLKGRHLLCITFGRNGRKT; from the coding sequence ATGAATAAATTACTGCTCATTCTTTTCGTTTTCTCTCTAACCTTTATAGTACACCCAGAGAAAAATAGCGCTGCCGAAAACTTGCAAGCCATGATCGACAGCTTGGAAGAAGGAGCAGTTTTAAAGCTTGAAGAAAAAACCTACGAAGGCAATATTGTCATCGACAAGAGATTGACGATAATCGGCTCAGAGAAAACAGTCATCAAAGGTGACGGGACTGGGAACGTCATCTCCATTAAGGCACCGAACGTGACGATTAAAAAGCTGACTGTTACAAACAGCAGTATGAACCGTAACTCCTCAGAGGAGTACGCAGGTATTAAAATTCACAGTAACGGAAATGTGGTAGATCACATTAAGATTACTGATTCTTTTCATGGAATCTACTTAAGTCAAGCACACGACAATAAAATCACCAACGTTACGATAAAAGGAATGGGTAAAGGAGAAATTGCTGCACAGGGAAATGGGATCCATGTCTATTACGCAAATAATAATCTCCTAACCCATAACACCATCGAAGGCACCCGTGATGGAATGTTCTTCGATTATGCAAACAAGAATGAAAGCTATCAAAATAAGATTAGTAACACGCGGTACGGCCTGCATTACATGTATTCAGATGAGAACATTTTTAAAAATAATACCTTCACGATGAATACGGGCGGCGCTGCGGTCATGAATTCCAATCGCCTATTGCTAGAGGATAATCACTTTATTGTAAACTATGGAAATCAATCATTTGGATTATTGCTGCTGCAAGCGAACGATAACCAGATAAAAAACAATACCTTTTATATGAATCAAAGAGGTATCTACATTGATCAAGCGACAAGAAATAGTATTCAAGGTAATAAAATCTCTCAAAATCAAATTGGGATTGAACTTTGGGCTAGTTCCAATGAACAAATTTTCACCGGAAACCTGATAACCGAAAACACTATTCCCGCCGTGACAATAGGAGGAAGTGGCGAAAACAATTTCTGGAGTCATGAAGGCAATGGAAATGACTGGGGAAACTCCTTCCCGCTCACCGATTTAAACCAGAACGGCATTGGGGACTTTCCTATAACTTATCAATCTTCGCTTTATCAATTACTTGAAGATCAGGAACTATCTTATTTATTTTTAAAAAGTCCTGCACTCGGCATTTATGAAAAAATGAATGCAGTCCTGGGTGATGAGAAAGTTATGTTTAATGACCCGCACCCTCTTGCAGCTGCAAAAGGTACGAGCAACCTCATCCTTGTTGCGGTGATAGGGCTCGCCGCAGTGCTGATCTTACTAAAAGGGAGACATTTACTATGCATTACATTTGGAAGGAATGGAAGGAAAACATAA